A section of the Piliocolobus tephrosceles isolate RC106 chromosome 14, ASM277652v3, whole genome shotgun sequence genome encodes:
- the PDCL gene encoding phosducin-like protein, with amino-acid sequence MTTLDDKLLGEKLQYYYSSSEDEDSDHEDKDPGRGAPASSSVPAEAELAGEGISVNTGPKGVINDWRRFKQLETEQKEEQCREMERLIKKLSMTCRSHLDEEEEQQKQKDLQEKISGKMTLKEFAMMNEDQDDEEFLQQYRKQRMEEMRQQLHKGPQFKQVFEISSGEGFLDMIDKEQKSIVIMVHIYEDGIPGTEAMNGCMICLAAEYPAVKFCRVKSSVIGASSRFTRNALPALLIYKGGELIGNFVRVTDQLGDDFFAVDLEAFLQEFGLLPEKEVLVLTSVRNSATCHSEDSDLEID; translated from the exons ATGACCACCCTTGATGATAAGTTGCTGGGGGAGAAACTGCAGTACTACTACAGCAGCAGTGAGGATGAGGACAGTGACCACGAGGACAAGGATCCAGGCAGAGGTGCCCCGGCCAGCAGTTCTGTTCCTGCAGAGGCTGAGCTGGCAGGCGAAGGCATCTCAGTTAACACAG GCCCAAAAGGTGTGATCAATGACTGGCGCCGCTTCAAGCAGTTGGAGACAGAGCAGAAGGAGGAGCAGTGTCGGGAGATGGAAAGGCTGATCAAGAAGCTGTCAATGACTTGCAGGTCCCATCTGGATGAAGAGGAGGagcaacagaaacagaaagacctCCAGGAGAAGATCAGTGGGAAG ATGACTCTGAAGGAGTTTGCCATGATGAATGAGGACCAAGATGATGAGGAGTTTCTGCAGCAGTACCGGAAGCAGCGAATGGAAGAGATGCGGCAGCAGCTTCACAAGGGGCCCCAATTCAAGCAGGTTTTTGAGATCTCCAGTGGAGAAGGGTTTTTAGACATGATTgataaagaacagaaaagcatTGTCATCATGGTTCATATTTATGAGGATGGCATTCCGGGGACTGAAGCCATGAATGGTTGCATGATCTGCCTTGCCGCAGAGTACCCAGCTGTCAAGTTCTGCAGGGTGAAGAGCTCAGTTATTGGTGCCAGCAGTCGGTTCACCAGGAATGCCCTTCCTGCCCTGCTGATCTATAAGGGGGGTGAATTGATCGGCAATTTTGTTCGTGTTACTGACCAGCTGGGGGATGATTTCTTTGCTGTGGACCTTGAAGCTTTTCTCCAGGAATTTGGATTACTCCCAGAAAAGGAAGTGTTGGTGCTCACATCTGTGCGTAACTCTGCCACCTGTCACAGTGAGGATAGCGACCTAGAAATAGATTGA
- the LOC111545961 gene encoding olfactory receptor 1K1, with amino-acid sequence MEAANESSEGTPFILLGLTTSPGQQRPLLVLFLLLYVVGLLRNGLIVAAIRVSPALHAPMYFLLAHLSFADLCFTSITVPKMLANLLAHDRSISLAGCLTQMYFFFALGVTDSCLLAAMTYDCYVAIQHPLHYATRMSWAVCTALVGMAWLVSHVHSLLHILLMARLSFSASHQVPHFFCDHQPLLRLLCSDTRHIQLLIFTEGTTVVVTPFLLILTSYRAIAAAVLQLPSASGRLWAMSTCGSHLAVVSLFYGTVIAVYFQPTSRYEAEQGRVATVMYTVVTPC; translated from the coding sequence ATGGAGGCTGCCAATGAGTCTTCAGAGGGAACCCCATTCATTTTATTGGGACTGACAACAAGTCCTGGACAGCAGCGGCCTCTCCTTGTGCTGTTCTTGCTCTTGTATGTGGTCGGCCTCCTGCGTAATGGACTCATTGTGGCTGCCATCCGGGTCAGTCCAGCCCTTCATGCACCCATGTACTTCCTGCTGGCCCACCTGTCCTTCGCTGACCTCTGCTTCACCTCCATCACTGTGCCCAAGATGTTGGCCAACTTGTTGGCCCATGACCGCTCCATCTCGCTGGCTGGCTGCCTGACCCAAATGTACTTCTTCTTTGCCCTGGGGGTAACTGATAGCTGTCTCCTGGCCGCCATGACCTATGACTGCTACGTGGCCATCCAGCACCCCCTCCACTATGCCACGAGGATGTCCTGGGCCGTGTGCACAGCTCTGGTGGGGATGGCATGGCTGGTGTCCCACGTCCACTCCCTCCTGCATATCCTGCTCATGGCTCGCTTGTCCTTCAGTGCTTCCCACCAAGTGCCCCACTTCTTCTGTGACCACCAGCCTCTCTTAAGGCTCTTGTGCTCCGATACCCGCCACATCCAGCTGCTTATCTTCACCGAGGGCACCACGGTGGTGGTCACTCCCTTCCTGCTCATCCTCACCTCCTATAGGGCCATTGCAGCTGCTGTGCTGCAGCTGCCCTCAGCCTCTGGGAGGCTCTGGGCTATGTCCACCTGTGGCTCCCACCTGGCTGTGGTGAGCCTCTTCTATGGGACAGTCATTGCAGTCTACTTCCAGCCCACATCCCGATATGAGGCAGAGCAGGGCCGTGTGGCCACTGTCATGTACACTGTAGTCACCCCATGCTGA